Below is a genomic region from Rhodospirillum centenum SW.
GCGGATGACATCCATCGAGGCGTAGTAGCGATAGAGCCGGCTGCCCTTCTTCGTGGCGGTCGGCGTCATGGCCGTGCCCGTCGGGCCGAAGATCAGGCCCTTCAGCAGGGCGGGCGTCTGCGTCCGCGTGGCGGCGGCGCGCGAGCGCGGACTTTCCTGCAGGATGCCGTGGACCCTATTCCACAGATCCTGATCGATGATCGCCGCATGCTCACCGGGGTAGGACGTGCCCTTGTGGACCGCCTCGCCGAGATAGACCCGGTTATTCAGCAGTTTGTAGAGAAAGCCCTTGTCGACCGGCTTGCCGCGCTTGGTGACGACGCCCTCGGCGGCCAGTTGCGCCACCAGGGTGGTGGCCGATCCAAGCTGGACGAAGCGCTCGAAGATCATGCGGATGGTGGCGGATTCGGCCTCGTTCACCACCAGCTTGCGGTCTTTCACGTCATAGCCGGTGGGCACGTAGCCGCCCATCCACATGCCGCGCGCCCGCGAGGCGGCGAACTTGTCGCGGATGCGCTCGCCGATCACCTCGCGCTCGAACTGGGCGAAGCTGAGCAGGATGTTGAGCGTCAGCCGGCCCATCGAGGTGGTGGTGTTGAAGCTCTGGGTCACCGAGACGAAGGTGACGCCGTGGCGGTCGAACACCTCGACCAGCCGAGCGAAATCCATCAGGGCGCGGGACAGCCGGTCGATCTTATAGACCACCACCACGTCCACCAGCCCGGCCTCGATATCGGCGAGCAGGCGTTGCAGGGCCGGGCGCTCCAGCGTGCCGCCGGAGAAGCCGCCGTCGTCGAAGCGGTCGCGCAGCGCCACCCAGCCCTCAGCCTTCTGGCTGGCGATGAAGGACTCGCAGGCCTCGCGCTGGGCGTCGAGGCTGTTGAACTCCATGTCCAGACCTTCCTCGCTCGACTTGCGGGTGTAGATGGCGCAGCGCAGCCGACGCTGGACCGGGGTCGCCGGCGTGCTCGTCCGCCTCATGGCTTGTCCCTCCCGATCTCGCGCAGGCCGAAGAACCGCCAGCCGTTCCAGCGCGTGCCGGTAATGGCGCGGGCGATGGCCGACAGTGACTTGTATTTCCGCCCCTCGAACTCGAAGCCGTCACGCAGGACGGTGACGGTGTGCTCGACGCCGTCCCATTCGCGCACCAGCCGCGTGCCGGCGACCGGCTTCCGGGGATCGGCGATCAGCGCCTTGCGGCCCGGCTTGCCGTGCAGTTCGTCGGCCAGCGCGTCCAGCAGCCGGACAGTCTCCCGCGACGGCCCGCCATAGCTGAGTTCCTGGATGCGCCAGGCCAGCCGCATCTCCAGGAAGGGCCGGCTGTTGTTGGGCGCGTCGGCGCCGAACAGGCGGCGCCATTCCGCCTTCATCTCATTGACGGTCATTTCTTTCAGCGCCGCCAGCCGCGCCAGGACCGTGGCGTCCCGATCCTTGTCGGCGCCGGGGCGCGGTGGTCCGCCCGCCTGTTTTAGTGCTTCCGCCCGCATCATCGTCCTCCAGCCTGGGAGCGTGGTTCGCGACCACCACCGCGCTGTGTGGGCGGGAAGTCCAGGCGAATGTCTCCGCCGCGGATGCGCAGAAGGCCGGCGGCGAGCAGCCGGCCGACCTCGGCCAACCGCTCCTCCGCCGTCATGCGGTCGGGGGCGAGGGCGTTGGGGCCGCTGAGGGGTTTGTCCATGGAGATTGTCCGCAATCGATGTCGATTGCGCGGACGGTACGGATGGGTGTTGAAAAATAGAAGTAAAGTCAGATGCTTATCGTGGTGGGGCGTAGAAGAAGGAAACGGTGCGGGACGGCACCGCCCGGCCGTGACCGACGGACTGCCTCCTGAACGGTACTCCCGCCAAGGCATGGGGCTTCACCGCTCGTGTTGGTCTCGGCGGGTCCGGTGCGACTGTCGCACCACCCCGTCCTTGACCTTGCTGAGTCAACCCTATACGTCAATCAGCGAAACGACGTGCAGTGAGGCCGGGACGCCACTCGATGAGATCGCTATGACCCAGACCCCGACGACCTTCGGACAGGCAATTGCTCAGGCTCGGAAGGCCAAAGGCCTCAGCCAGAAGGAACTGGCGGCGCGCATCGTCAAGGACGAAGGCGGAAATATCTCGCCGCAATACCTGAACGACATCGAACATGATCGTCGGAGCCCGTCCTCCGATCATCTGATACGGCAGTTCGCGGCGGAACTCGGCATGGACGACAACATCCTGTTCATCCTGGCCGGGAAAATTCCTGACGAGACCCGGCGCAACGTGAAGGATTTGATGAAGGCCGCCGATGCCTTCATGAACTTCCGGCGCGACGCATCCAACTGACGGCGGGCCGCATGGTGAGGATGGTTCGCGACACGACGGGACGATTTGCCGAGCGGCCCCACTACGCGCCCGACGAACTCGACCGGGAGTGCGAGCGGATCGTGACCCGGCTGCTGCGGGGCCGCCGCAGCGAATCCCTTTATCCGATCACCACGGATGAGCTCACGATCCTGATCGAGCAGAACAATGCTGGACTGGATGCGTACGCCGACCTGTCCGACTTTGGTGCCGACGTGGAGGGCGTCACCATCTTCCATCCGGATCGGGACCCCGAAATCCTGATCTCCGACCGCCTCGCCAACGACGAGCGCCGGGAGAACCGGCTGCGCACGACGCTGGCGCATGAATTCGGCCATCTTCACTTCCATCGGCATCTGTGGGCGGACAAGCTCGCCGCACGCCGCCTGTTCGATCGGCTGAGCCGCGACAACAAGGCCATCTGCAAGCGTGACACCATCCTGAATGCTCGCGATGTCGATTGGATGGAGTGGCAGGCCGGCTATGTCAGTGGGGCGATCCTGATGCCGCTGACGGCGGTCCGCCGTCTGGTGTCGGACTATTGCGGACCTCGGAACCTCCATGCGGCCGTATCCGTCGCCTCGGAGCACGGACGGCAGATCGTGGCCCACGTCATGGAGACGTTCCAGGTGTCCGAGGATGCCGCCCGGGTGCGGCTGCTCAAACTGGGCCAACTGACCGCCTCGGACCGGCAGCCGTCGCTGTTCGGGTAAACACCCGCTAATCCGCGGAACTGCGTATTTTTTCGATTGACTCCGATCGATAGGCCTATATACGCTCTTTAGCAGATTGACGTGCTGCGCGCGTCGCTGCCAAGGAGCTACTCATGCCGTCCGTTACCACCATCGTCCGCAAGACCCCCGCCAGCAATCTCCGTCAGTACTTCGACGCACGGGGGATCGTTCTCCCCCCGGCCGTCAACTGGGACGGTCCCGAAGGTGAGATCGTCCGCCCGCTGCTGCGCGCGGTCGATGAACTGGATCCGGAGACCCGCGCGCGCATCGCCAACGATGTCGAGCGGGTCGGCGAGATGGCCGACGAGGCCGGCGATGCCGCCCTCTACAGCGTCGCCCCTGACACAGGGTACCTGGACGCGCTCCCCAACGCCCATGCGCGCGCCCTCTGGATGTTCGTCAACGAGGCGGAGCTGTTCCGCCGCGCCGAGGAGGTCCGCTACACCGACGATCGCCGCCGTGGCCGGATGTGGGACGGGTTCGTCGGCGCCCCGAACCTGGAGGTCCGCCGGGATGCCGCGGCACTCGAGGTGTTCAAAGACGCCGTGCGCCAGCGCTTCGAATCGCCGAACGTTCAGGTCGACGTGTTCGACCGGCACCGCCCGACTTTCGATGGCGACGACCGCAACGTGGTCCAGGGGACGGTGTACCGGGAAGGCCGTCCGGACGATTTCCTGGAGTTCGTGGACGGCGCGCTGGACCGGCGTCCCCGCCGGCCGGTGTTCGAGGCGGCGCTGACCTACGAGCCGGAAACCGGGGTGATCGAGGTGGTCGCGAGGGACCGCGAGAGCCGGCCCGATCTCGTCCGCCTCTTCGCCCGCGACCTGCTGGCGACCGAGTTCCACGAGGAGAGGCTGCCGCTGCGCCGGTTCGACCTGTCGGTTCTGACCTGCCCCTGCACGTTCGATAGCGATCCCGAGGACGAGATCGCGGCGGTGCGCGTGAACCACCTGCGGCTGATGCCGTTCGACACCAACGGCGAGCGGATCACGCTGGAGTGCATGCGGGGCGCCGACACCAACATCTGGGAGATGGCGGCCCGGCGGCTGGGGGACGCCGATCCCCTGCAGGGTGGCTGGACCGTGACGCAGGCGAAACTGACCATCCGGTTCCATCCCGAACCCGGCTCGAACCGCGGCAAGACCCTGCCGCTGACCATCACCATGCCGCACGGGTGCGACCTGAAGGACCGAACCGAGCGCGAGCGCCTGATCGGCGAGAAGTATCTCCGGCGCTGGGGCATCGTCCGCGATGTCTGACCGGCCGCCACAGGTCGACCGCCGTGCGGTCGACCTGCTCCTCCAGATCCTGGAGACCCCCGGTGCTTCCGTGACGGCGGCGGCCATTGAGACCCTCGGTCCCGACTTGGCCGCGCCACTCATCGGAGCGGGTTTGCTGAAGCCGGCGGGGCATGAGGCGACAGCGGTCTCAATGAGCGACCACGATGATGTTCCGGTGAACCTTACCCGATCGGCGGAAAACCGAGGATACGGCTACTTCAGCCCGACGGCGGGGTGGATCACCGTACCCACCGAACTGAGGACTCGGCATCGGGTAGACATTCCGATGTTCATGGCGCAGTTGCTGGCCTCCCTCGACCGGAGGTCGGCCGGTACGGTGCCGCTCATTCCTGAACTCTTGTGGGAGGTCGGAGACGTTCGCCTCGGTCGCAGACCTCAGCGGGTGCCCTTGTGGTTCGCGCGCC
It encodes:
- a CDS encoding recombinase family protein encodes the protein MRRTSTPATPVQRRLRCAIYTRKSSEEGLDMEFNSLDAQREACESFIASQKAEGWVALRDRFDDGGFSGGTLERPALQRLLADIEAGLVDVVVVYKIDRLSRALMDFARLVEVFDRHGVTFVSVTQSFNTTTSMGRLTLNILLSFAQFEREVIGERIRDKFAASRARGMWMGGYVPTGYDVKDRKLVVNEAESATIRMIFERFVQLGSATTLVAQLAAEGVVTKRGKPVDKGFLYKLLNNRVYLGEAVHKGTSYPGEHAAIIDQDLWNRVHGILQESPRSRAAATRTQTPALLKGLIFGPTGTAMTPTATKKGSRLYRYYASMDVIRGRMSGTESTAPQRLPAEMVENAVVREVRRLVRTPEIVAQTVAAARRDDAGVTEHDVVTALDRFDEVWSALFPAEQARLVRLLVDRVTVTADGIAVDLRTAGLGSVVREMLTPRTPEAVA
- a CDS encoding ImmA/IrrE family metallo-endopeptidase; amino-acid sequence: MVRDTTGRFAERPHYAPDELDRECERIVTRLLRGRRSESLYPITTDELTILIEQNNAGLDAYADLSDFGADVEGVTIFHPDRDPEILISDRLANDERRENRLRTTLAHEFGHLHFHRHLWADKLAARRLFDRLSRDNKAICKRDTILNARDVDWMEWQAGYVSGAILMPLTAVRRLVSDYCGPRNLHAAVSVASEHGRQIVAHVMETFQVSEDAARVRLLKLGQLTASDRQPSLFG
- a CDS encoding helix-turn-helix domain-containing protein, which codes for MTQTPTTFGQAIAQARKAKGLSQKELAARIVKDEGGNISPQYLNDIEHDRRSPSSDHLIRQFAAELGMDDNILFILAGKIPDETRRNVKDLMKAADAFMNFRRDASN
- a CDS encoding DUF2924 domain-containing protein, encoding MMRAEALKQAGGPPRPGADKDRDATVLARLAALKEMTVNEMKAEWRRLFGADAPNNSRPFLEMRLAWRIQELSYGGPSRETVRLLDALADELHGKPGRKALIADPRKPVAGTRLVREWDGVEHTVTVLRDGFEFEGRKYKSLSAIARAITGTRWNGWRFFGLREIGRDKP